One genomic window of Papaver somniferum cultivar HN1 unplaced genomic scaffold, ASM357369v1 unplaced-scaffold_150, whole genome shotgun sequence includes the following:
- the LOC113336198 gene encoding protein EXORDIUM-like, whose protein sequence is MASTSTSTCLLSCFLLFVCLLDYSSATGRKLNGLVQDEPPTPIVYHNGPLLSGKISVNLIWYGNFKPSQRAIITDFFNSLYTTPKTQSPSVAMWWKKTEKYLSTSLVLKLGRQIFDEKYSLGKSLSDKKIVRLASRGEQSNAINVVLTSSDVNVDDFCSSRCGTHGSSLSTSKKTKYTYIWVGNSETQCAGQCAWPFKKPISGPRDAPLVPPNNDIGLDGMVVNLASLLAGTATNPYGNGYYQGEVDSPFEVSSACTGIYGKGAYPGYAGKLLIDSKTGASYNAHGFNGRKYLLPAMLDRSTSTCSTLV, encoded by the coding sequence ATGGCTTCTACTTCTACTTCCACTTGTCTTTTgagttgttttcttttatttgtttgtctGTTGGATTACTCTTCAGCAACAGGTAGAAAGCTTAATGGGTTAGTCCAAGATGAACCTCCTACACCGATAGTATACCACAATGGTCCACTTCTTTCTGGTAAAATCTCCGTTAATCTCATTTGGTATGGTAATTTCAAACCTTCCCAAAGAGCCATAATCACTGATTTCTTCAATTCCCTTTACACTACACCCAAAACTCAATCCCCTTCGGTAGCCATGTGGTGGAAGAAAACTGAGAAATACTTGAGTACTTCAttggttttgaaattagggagaCAAATCTTTGATGAGAAATATTCATTGGGTAAATCTCTAAGCGATAAGAAAATTGTTAGATTAGCATCCAGAGGTGAACAGAGTAATGCAATCAATGTCGTGTTGACGTCTTCTGATGTTAACGTCGACGACTTCTGTTCTAGTAGATGTGGTACTCATGGGTCTTCTTTATCAACTTCAAAGAAAACCAAATATACTTACATTTGGGTTGGAAACTCTGAGACTCAGTGTGCTGGTCAATGTGCTTGGCCGTTTAAGAAACCGATTTCTGGACCACGGGATGCACCATTAGTTCCACCAAACAATGATATTGGTTTAGATGGGATGGTGGTAAATTTGGCTAGTTTATTAGCTGGAACAGCGACGAACCCGTACGGAAATGGGTATTACCAGGGAGAAGTAGACTCGCCTTTTGAGGTATCTTCGGCTTGTACTGGGATTTATGGGAAAGGAGCTTACCCGGGTTATGCAGGAAAATTGTTAATCGATTCAAAGACTGGTGCGAGCTATAACGCACATGGTTTCAATGGAAGGAAGTACTTGTTGCCAGCAATGCTTGATCGTTCTACGTCTACTTGTTCTACATTGGTCTAA